A single genomic interval of Flavihumibacter rivuli harbors:
- a CDS encoding FecR family protein gives MTENRLWELLAKKLSGEATVPELEELREILRRNPEWHYPTQTVTDLWFHHHQNSEDSSAAYDRHIARMQELGFDFPTAASESYAEDAFGTGSGRPWYRRPVMAWVGLLFIGLLGTWGYFQFKQAAKIGEPLAELPSEVSTRNGSKSKITLPDGTQVWLNAGSKLTYGKDFGATLREVTLTGEAYFDVVKNKEKPFLIHARNIDIRVLGTAFNVKSYPGDKTTETSLIRGSIEVSIHNRPKEKIILKPNEKLVVASEDVPSAQPATRAININKNPVPKIVVDQIHFDSLENAVVETAWMENKLIFRDESFEELASKMERWYGVTFRFEDEEIRQLRFSGIFVTENLQQALRALHITANFNYRIEKDLVIISR, from the coding sequence ATGACAGAAAACAGGCTTTGGGAATTATTGGCTAAGAAGCTTTCCGGCGAAGCCACCGTGCCTGAATTGGAGGAGTTGCGCGAGATCCTTCGCCGCAACCCTGAATGGCATTATCCTACGCAAACCGTCACCGACCTCTGGTTCCACCACCACCAAAATAGTGAAGACTCCTCTGCTGCCTACGACCGCCATATTGCCCGGATGCAGGAGTTGGGGTTCGATTTTCCAACGGCTGCAAGCGAAAGCTATGCGGAAGATGCATTTGGGACCGGGTCTGGCCGTCCATGGTACCGCAGGCCTGTGATGGCCTGGGTTGGGTTGCTATTTATCGGACTACTGGGTACCTGGGGTTATTTCCAATTTAAACAGGCTGCCAAGATCGGCGAACCCCTTGCCGAACTGCCCAGTGAGGTATCCACCAGGAATGGTTCCAAATCCAAGATCACGCTGCCCGATGGCACCCAGGTTTGGCTGAATGCCGGCTCCAAGCTCACCTATGGCAAGGATTTCGGCGCCACCCTAAGGGAGGTTACCCTTACCGGGGAAGCCTATTTCGATGTGGTGAAGAACAAGGAAAAACCATTCCTGATCCACGCCCGCAATATTGATATCCGGGTTTTGGGTACCGCCTTCAATGTGAAGTCCTATCCCGGTGACAAAACCACCGAAACCAGCCTGATCAGGGGTAGCATTGAGGTAAGTATCCATAACCGCCCGAAAGAGAAGATCATCCTCAAGCCTAATGAAAAGCTCGTAGTGGCTTCGGAAGATGTGCCATCCGCCCAGCCGGCAACCCGCGCCATCAACATCAATAAAAACCCTGTGCCCAAGATTGTGGTGGACCAGATCCATTTCGACTCCCTGGAGAATGCAGTGGTGGAAACCGCCTGGATGGAGAACAAACTGATCTTCCGCGATGAATCATTCGAGGAACTGGCCAGTAAGATGGAAAGGTGGTACGGTGTGACCTTCCGCTTCGAGGATGAGGAGATCAGGCAGTTGCGTTTCTCCGGGATCTTTGTGACAGAAAACCTGCAACAGGCCCTCAGGGCATTACATATTACAGCAAACTTTAACTATAGAATAGAGAAGGATCTTGTGATCATTTCCAGATAA
- a CDS encoding TonB-dependent receptor, with protein MKKPSNGKVLLRHPMMLKFARIMKLTALLMLLGLMQVSAGVFSQTKVSLKLEGVNLKKALSVIERKSSYRFLYNQALLSESAKIDVDAKDEEVVKLLDKILTNTGLGYEVLENNLVVIRTAGFEIQQARVTGRVVNAAGEPLAGASVRVKGSANVGTYADASGNFAITVPDDAVLVISFVGYDAVDVPVAGKTIINVTLQQSVKISDEVVVIGYGAASKRDLTGSITKIAGKEVADKPNANPVSSLQGKVAGLSVVNSGTPGKEPDIRIRGTVSIGAVKPLYVVDGIFNDNIDYLNPADIESIEVLKDPSSLAIFGIRGASGVIAITTRKAKAGQTLVNFNTSFGTKQLVDKIDMVNAEEFKLLFDEEQANIGVPAEQRFDYTNWTGNTDWIDVMTRTAFFTNNNLSVSASSEKNKFYMGVGYLSDEGVVLHEKLEKFNIAINDEYKFNKVFKVGFTFNGIRQKLPFSQADGLLFDARRVLPITEPFNDQFGVYNQLAIQAGQMGNPLMNLENKWDKEKRIEDRFVGSVFAEINFAKRFSFRSTWYADKSVLSTNRYNPIIYMYNPANGQTGQVFKDPNNRLTSVDQNTQRWNKYQQDYILTYKNNFGDHGLTASGGFTTYYQNYEGLFGSVRQRDPGDSIPDDPRFWYVDNGFGDPTTRRSSSAQWEKATMSYLVRALYNYKGKYMLNASFRRDGSSQISPNNRWKNFYSLGAAWELTQEGFMQNQKFFDFLKLKASWGILGVQNTYGYDYPFYPALQTGNTAIFGNNIVPAYSLAYEPNRNLTWETVNAKEVGVEFYALQNRLHVEAAYYDKLTKDVMTIINVGAGRQRLDNVGEVKNNGIELAASWTQQVTKDLTVNIGGNFTTFNNKVLFLGNDKIPPSEERPNMTEAGYPIGYFYGYVVEGLYQSYADKLKSPTVVGYEYGPGDFKYKDINNDGKIDASDRTMIGNPTPDFSYGLNLSASYKGFDFGVDFNGVYGNEIYRYWGSSELPFTKFNYPQFKMNRWHGEGTSNWDPILGDNHTINRLPSTYGIEDGSYFRLRNLQIGYNFSTATLQKLRVKSLRVYFNAQNLKTWKNNSGYTPEFGGTATSFGIDNGNGPLPRVLTGGINLTF; from the coding sequence ATGAAAAAACCCTCAAATGGGAAGGTATTGCTGCGCCATCCCATGATGTTAAAGTTTGCCAGAATCATGAAATTAACCGCACTCTTGATGCTACTTGGCCTGATGCAGGTGTCCGCCGGAGTGTTCTCCCAGACCAAGGTTAGCCTGAAACTGGAAGGAGTGAACCTTAAAAAAGCCCTTTCGGTGATCGAAAGGAAATCCAGTTACCGATTCTTATACAACCAGGCCTTGCTAAGTGAATCCGCGAAGATCGATGTCGACGCTAAAGATGAAGAAGTGGTAAAGCTGTTGGATAAGATCCTTACCAACACCGGCCTGGGTTACGAGGTCCTCGAGAACAACCTCGTGGTGATCAGGACCGCAGGGTTCGAGATCCAGCAGGCGCGTGTGACCGGTCGCGTAGTGAACGCTGCCGGTGAGCCGCTCGCGGGCGCTTCTGTCCGGGTAAAAGGAAGTGCCAATGTGGGCACCTATGCCGATGCTTCCGGAAATTTCGCTATCACTGTTCCCGATGATGCTGTACTGGTGATCTCCTTTGTTGGCTATGATGCGGTAGATGTACCTGTTGCCGGTAAGACCATTATCAATGTAACCCTGCAGCAGTCTGTAAAGATCAGTGATGAAGTGGTGGTGATCGGTTATGGTGCAGCCAGTAAGCGCGACCTCACCGGTTCCATTACCAAGATCGCCGGAAAGGAAGTGGCCGACAAGCCCAACGCCAACCCCGTTTCCTCCCTCCAGGGCAAGGTAGCAGGACTTAGTGTGGTGAACAGCGGTACCCCGGGCAAGGAGCCAGATATTCGCATACGTGGTACTGTTAGTATCGGTGCGGTAAAACCTCTCTATGTGGTGGATGGTATCTTCAACGACAATATCGATTACCTCAACCCTGCCGATATCGAATCCATTGAAGTGCTGAAGGATCCTTCCTCCCTCGCCATCTTCGGTATCCGTGGTGCTTCCGGTGTGATCGCCATCACTACCAGGAAGGCCAAGGCTGGTCAAACCCTCGTGAACTTCAATACCAGTTTTGGTACCAAGCAGCTGGTGGACAAGATCGACATGGTGAATGCTGAAGAATTCAAGTTGCTCTTCGACGAAGAGCAGGCGAATATTGGTGTTCCCGCTGAACAGCGCTTTGATTATACCAACTGGACCGGCAATACCGACTGGATCGATGTAATGACCCGGACCGCATTCTTTACCAATAACAACCTTAGCGTTAGCGCCAGCTCAGAAAAGAACAAGTTCTATATGGGTGTTGGCTACCTCTCCGATGAAGGTGTGGTATTGCATGAGAAGCTGGAGAAGTTCAATATTGCCATCAATGATGAATACAAGTTCAATAAGGTTTTCAAGGTAGGATTCACCTTTAATGGTATCCGCCAGAAGCTGCCTTTCAGCCAGGCTGACGGATTGCTCTTTGATGCCCGTCGCGTACTTCCCATCACTGAACCCTTCAATGACCAGTTCGGGGTGTACAACCAGCTCGCTATCCAGGCTGGCCAGATGGGTAACCCCCTGATGAACCTGGAAAACAAGTGGGACAAGGAGAAGCGCATTGAAGACAGGTTTGTAGGAAGTGTTTTTGCCGAGATCAATTTCGCCAAGCGATTCAGCTTCCGCTCTACCTGGTATGCTGATAAGTCTGTTTTGTCCACGAATAGGTACAACCCGATCATCTATATGTACAACCCGGCTAATGGGCAAACTGGCCAGGTGTTCAAGGATCCCAATAACAGGTTGACATCCGTAGACCAGAATACCCAGCGCTGGAACAAGTACCAGCAGGATTATATCCTTACCTACAAGAATAATTTCGGTGACCATGGCCTTACTGCCAGTGGTGGTTTCACTACCTACTACCAGAACTATGAAGGGTTGTTTGGCAGCGTACGCCAGCGCGATCCGGGTGATTCCATTCCTGATGATCCCCGCTTCTGGTACGTAGACAATGGTTTCGGCGATCCTACCACCAGGCGTTCTTCATCAGCCCAGTGGGAAAAAGCTACCATGTCCTACCTGGTGCGTGCCCTGTACAACTACAAGGGTAAGTACATGTTAAATGCTTCTTTCAGGAGGGATGGTTCTTCGCAGATCTCCCCCAATAACCGCTGGAAGAATTTCTATTCACTAGGCGCCGCTTGGGAATTGACACAGGAAGGTTTCATGCAGAACCAGAAGTTCTTCGACTTCCTGAAGCTGAAGGCCTCATGGGGTATCCTGGGTGTTCAGAACACCTATGGATATGATTATCCTTTCTATCCCGCGCTGCAAACAGGCAACACTGCCATTTTCGGAAACAATATCGTACCGGCGTATTCATTAGCGTATGAGCCTAACCGTAACCTTACCTGGGAAACGGTGAATGCGAAGGAAGTGGGTGTTGAATTCTATGCCCTCCAGAACAGGCTGCATGTGGAAGCTGCCTACTACGATAAGCTCACCAAGGATGTAATGACCATCATCAATGTGGGTGCCGGCCGTCAGCGTCTGGATAACGTAGGCGAGGTGAAGAACAATGGTATCGAACTGGCAGCCAGCTGGACCCAGCAGGTGACCAAGGACCTGACCGTGAACATCGGTGGTAACTTCACCACGTTCAATAACAAGGTGCTATTCCTGGGCAACGACAAGATCCCCCCATCCGAAGAGCGTCCTAACATGACAGAAGCAGGTTACCCCATCGGTTATTTCTACGGGTATGTAGTGGAGGGTCTTTACCAGAGTTATGCCGATAAGCTGAAATCCCCAACGGTTGTTGGTTATGAGTATGGTCCCGGTGATTTCAAATACAAGGACATCAACAATGATGGCAAGATCGATGCGAGCGACAGGACCATGATCGGTAACCCGACCCCTGACTTCAGCTATGGCCTGAATCTTTCCGCCAGCTATAAGGGATTCGATTTTGGTGTGGATTTCAACGGTGTTTATGGCAATGAGATCTATCGCTACTGGGGTAGTTCAGAACTGCCTTTCACCAAATTCAACTATCCCCAATTCAAGATGAACCGTTGGCATGGTGAAGGTACTTCGAACTGGGATCCGATCCTTGGTGATAACCACACCATCAACCGCCTGCCCTCTACCTATGGAATCGAGGATGGAAGCTATTTCCGCCTGAGGAACCTGCAGATCGGTTACAACTTCAGTACCGCTACCCTGCAGAAGCTGAGGGTTAAATCACTGCGCGTTTACTTCAACGCCCAGAACCTGAAGACCTGGAAGAACAACTCCGGTTATACACCAGAGTTTGGCGGTACAGCTACTTCATTCGGAATTGACAATGGTAACGGTCCGCTTCCCCGCGTGCTGACCGGTGGTATCAACCTGACTTTTTAA
- a CDS encoding RagB/SusD family nutrient uptake outer membrane protein: MSRIKNSIRAMLMALPLLMLLSGCSDFLDRKPLTATLDDLNQGGLEGQVYGLYGAIRNGDVAGQAFGGIPWLAMHGFRADDSEKGSSPADGADWGVIFDQFQYAKDHWAPTIYWDQHYVLIGQANTALQLADSLGLVDEASKKNIGEARFFRAFAYFDLVRTFGQVPKIDFRVYSPADSKVPKSPESEIYALIDADLDSAIAYLPEEWPEKFRGRLTRAAAKALAAKTHLFRAGTNPGHYGTALNLCREVIANPRYGLVEPFKNIWLEAGENSKESIFEIQATIGANGTDSYTSWYAVAQGVRGSGEWDLGWGWNTPTQSLVDFYNSFDSNDPRRKATILYSGEQDDFGKTLPQYPSIPRKYWNKKVYPEPSMQTYTANRQGGWINQRIIRYADVLLMGAEAATQVGGAQNIADAVNWVNMVRRRARNSGSVSTALPDVTYVDKDQFIKVIQNERRAELAMEGERFFDLVRWGLAEQVLGPLGYQPKNKYYPIPQAAIDFSGGVLIQNPDY; encoded by the coding sequence ATGAGTAGAATTAAGAATAGTATCAGGGCTATGCTAATGGCATTGCCGCTCTTAATGCTCCTTTCAGGTTGCTCAGACTTTTTGGACAGAAAGCCCTTGACGGCTACGCTGGATGACCTGAACCAGGGAGGCCTGGAAGGACAGGTATATGGATTGTATGGTGCGATAAGGAATGGTGACGTTGCAGGCCAGGCCTTCGGCGGTATTCCCTGGCTGGCCATGCATGGCTTCCGCGCTGATGACTCAGAAAAAGGAAGCAGTCCTGCTGATGGTGCTGACTGGGGAGTGATCTTCGACCAGTTCCAGTATGCCAAGGACCACTGGGCGCCTACCATCTATTGGGACCAGCACTATGTACTGATCGGGCAGGCCAATACGGCTTTGCAATTGGCGGACTCATTAGGACTGGTTGATGAGGCCTCCAAAAAGAACATCGGCGAAGCCCGTTTCTTCAGGGCATTTGCCTATTTCGACCTGGTGCGCACTTTCGGCCAGGTTCCTAAGATCGACTTCCGCGTGTACAGTCCTGCAGACTCCAAGGTTCCCAAGTCTCCTGAATCCGAGATCTATGCATTGATCGATGCCGACCTTGATTCAGCCATTGCCTACCTGCCGGAAGAATGGCCTGAGAAATTCAGGGGCAGGCTGACAAGGGCTGCTGCTAAGGCACTGGCTGCGAAGACCCACTTGTTCAGGGCAGGAACCAATCCGGGACATTATGGCACCGCATTGAACCTTTGCCGCGAAGTGATCGCCAACCCTCGTTACGGACTGGTAGAACCTTTCAAGAATATCTGGCTGGAAGCCGGCGAGAACAGCAAGGAGTCCATATTTGAGATCCAGGCTACTATTGGTGCCAATGGTACAGATTCTTACACCTCCTGGTATGCCGTTGCCCAGGGTGTCCGTGGTTCAGGCGAATGGGACCTGGGTTGGGGTTGGAATACGCCAACGCAATCGCTGGTTGACTTCTACAATAGCTTTGACAGTAACGATCCCCGCAGAAAAGCTACCATCCTTTATTCAGGCGAGCAGGATGATTTTGGCAAAACCTTGCCTCAATACCCATCGATCCCGCGTAAATACTGGAACAAGAAAGTTTACCCGGAACCATCCATGCAAACCTATACGGCAAATCGCCAGGGTGGATGGATCAACCAACGCATCATCCGTTATGCAGATGTGCTGTTGATGGGGGCTGAAGCTGCCACGCAGGTAGGTGGGGCACAGAATATTGCTGATGCCGTGAATTGGGTGAACATGGTGAGGAGAAGGGCACGTAATAGTGGTAGTGTTTCTACTGCCTTGCCAGATGTGACTTATGTTGATAAGGACCAGTTCATAAAAGTGATCCAGAACGAACGCAGGGCAGAATTGGCTATGGAAGGTGAGCGTTTCTTTGACCTGGTGCGCTGGGGATTGGCAGAGCAGGTGCTCGGACCCCTGGGTTACCAGCCGAAGAACAAATACTATCCAATTCCCCAGGCTGCGATCGACTTCTCAGGTGGTGTCCTGATCCAGAACCCAGACTATTGA
- a CDS encoding LamG domain-containing protein gives MKLNIASIIPGKAIAVAGMVMTLFSCQKMDKPELGDYTQDSNPPGGPLKFYTAFDGTTSNPLMNAVDSIRANFASDNPFETVDGISGKAVKGVNQKFIKYAKPNDWARLAESATIAFWYKHDGQTKNNKGGNGPGHVICLKSSNGHWSGASMLVFLEGNNDGCAVKVMFVDKNMKDAWFTWEGGKTIPGIMDNKWHHIAVVYNAGSSETTLYVDGAANPETRKWMVGDQPHGALNFDDSKITEVRIGAGPSTNYDSDDWLAASWKGALDQFRLYASPLSAADVQALFNGKK, from the coding sequence ATGAAACTTAATATAGCATCGATTATTCCCGGTAAGGCAATTGCGGTTGCCGGAATGGTTATGACCCTCTTCTCCTGCCAGAAGATGGATAAGCCTGAATTAGGCGATTACACCCAGGACAGCAACCCTCCTGGGGGTCCCTTGAAATTCTATACGGCATTTGATGGCACCACCAGCAATCCGCTGATGAATGCGGTGGATAGCATCAGGGCCAACTTTGCTTCCGACAATCCATTTGAGACCGTTGATGGTATTAGTGGTAAGGCCGTAAAAGGTGTAAACCAGAAGTTCATCAAGTATGCCAAGCCCAATGACTGGGCAAGGCTGGCAGAAAGCGCTACCATTGCTTTCTGGTACAAGCATGATGGACAAACCAAGAACAACAAGGGCGGCAATGGTCCGGGGCATGTCATCTGCCTCAAATCTTCCAATGGCCACTGGTCCGGTGCAAGCATGTTGGTTTTCCTGGAAGGAAACAATGATGGTTGTGCGGTAAAAGTGATGTTCGTAGATAAGAACATGAAGGACGCATGGTTCACCTGGGAAGGAGGAAAAACCATTCCTGGAATTATGGATAACAAATGGCACCATATTGCAGTAGTGTATAACGCGGGTAGCAGCGAAACAACCCTTTATGTTGATGGAGCAGCCAATCCGGAGACCAGGAAATGGATGGTAGGAGACCAGCCTCATGGCGCTTTGAATTTCGATGATTCCAAGATCACCGAGGTGCGCATTGGTGCAGGTCCTTCCACCAATTACGATTCTGACGATTGGCTGGCGGCTTCCTGGAAAGGCGCACTGGATCAATTCAGGTTATATGCCTCCCCACTGTCAGCGGCAGATGTACAGGCCCTGTTCAACGGCAAGAAGTAA
- a CDS encoding VCBS repeat-containing protein — protein MFFHGKTPSIVCAGWLCGILLVSSCSGKEEGLFTSMPSSTTHISFENNLEKKERFNILYYLYYYNGGGVATGDINNDGLPDVFFTANSSGNNKLYLNKGGFEFEDITGKAGVAGNSDWYTGVTIADVNGDGFNDIYVCAIGNSFGLNGRNELFINNGNGSFTERAPEYGLDFSGLSTQAAFFDYDHDGDLDCYLLNQSKQPHANIIDTSNRRGIDPLSGDRLYRNELNTGQKKFTDVSREAGIYQSKLGYGLGLAISDLNNDGWEDVYVGNDFHENDYYYVNNGNGTFTESGSKHFRHYSRFSMGNDIADYNNDGQPDIVTVDMLPPDEKTLKTYGSDENPDVYKVKLEMNGYQHQFSRNCLQRNNGNGESFSDLGLAAGISATDWSWSPLLADFDNDGNKDLFISSGIVKRPVDLDYIRFVSDLERNKGMNRTDAYDDQAIEAMPDGSSHPFFFTGDGQMAFREVSKEWGTASMKGYFNGAAYADLDNDGDLDLLINSLNAKATVLRNNTANKNFLNLSFKGTGMNRSGIGARVYLYTSKGLQYQQLMPTRGFQSASDLRLHFGLASDAVIDSLLVVWPDQRCQLLKQVKPAQFLVIDHSAAKDKFDYNKWFPATALPLVPNGQSTSWVHHENNFFDHNVQYLIPHGQSTRGPRIAVADVNGDGLEDMYACGALEQAGALLIQRPDGSFVNADTAVFNPTAFSEDVDALFFDANNDGQPDLYVVSGGNQYEDGDPRLADRLYLNKGNGHFELSASPIPTQLTNKSSVTAADVDKDGDIDLFVGGLANSRQYGIASSSWLLLNDGRGNFSLAPISMIDAGQLGMVTTVASADFDKDGWPDLIAAGEWMELTLYMNRKGKFMKQAVTGSTGLWQSLYPADVNGDGYMDILAGNWGKNSKLWAGKNGPLKLYVKDFDKNGSIEQVMAYTIDGKEYPFLAKDELERALPVLKKAYLTYGEVAGKTVDYIFYDLFKDYKELKAETLTSTCFLNDGKGGFQQLALPDALQLAPLMCFANLAPVGGTGFLAAGNFFNVTPYEGRYDALQPTFFSYDPKARQWRVNGTLPGIAGETRDLKWIRGKAGHHSLALARNNTPIVFLEQKTN, from the coding sequence ATGTTCTTTCATGGAAAAACTCCATCGATTGTTTGCGCAGGATGGCTATGCGGCATCCTGTTGGTCAGTTCCTGCTCCGGAAAGGAGGAAGGATTATTCACGAGCATGCCTTCTTCTACCACCCACATCAGTTTTGAAAATAACCTGGAAAAGAAGGAACGCTTCAATATCCTGTATTATCTCTACTACTATAATGGTGGCGGAGTGGCTACCGGGGACATAAATAATGATGGACTACCTGATGTGTTCTTTACCGCCAACAGCAGTGGGAACAATAAGCTCTATCTTAATAAGGGCGGTTTCGAGTTTGAAGACATTACAGGGAAGGCAGGTGTCGCTGGTAACTCAGATTGGTATACCGGTGTGACCATTGCCGATGTGAATGGCGATGGCTTCAATGATATTTACGTATGTGCCATTGGCAATTCATTTGGCCTCAACGGTCGCAATGAACTCTTCATCAATAATGGCAATGGTAGTTTCACTGAACGAGCCCCGGAATATGGCCTGGACTTCTCCGGGCTTTCTACCCAGGCGGCTTTTTTTGATTATGACCATGATGGTGACCTGGACTGCTACCTGCTTAACCAATCCAAACAACCCCACGCGAATATTATCGATACTTCCAACAGGAGGGGGATCGATCCTTTGTCTGGTGACCGGCTCTACCGCAATGAATTGAATACAGGTCAGAAGAAGTTCACTGATGTTTCCAGGGAGGCGGGCATTTACCAGAGCAAACTCGGTTATGGATTGGGCTTAGCCATTTCCGACCTCAACAATGATGGTTGGGAAGATGTGTATGTGGGCAACGACTTCCATGAGAACGACTATTATTATGTCAACAATGGCAACGGGACCTTTACTGAAAGCGGATCGAAACACTTCAGGCACTATAGTCGCTTTAGCATGGGTAATGATATCGCCGATTACAATAACGATGGCCAGCCGGATATTGTGACCGTAGACATGTTGCCTCCTGATGAGAAGACCCTGAAGACCTATGGCAGCGATGAGAACCCGGATGTATATAAAGTTAAGCTGGAGATGAATGGCTACCAGCACCAGTTCTCCCGTAACTGCCTGCAGCGTAATAATGGTAATGGTGAAAGTTTCAGTGACCTCGGCCTTGCTGCGGGAATTTCGGCTACAGATTGGAGTTGGTCTCCCTTACTGGCTGATTTTGACAATGATGGCAATAAGGACCTGTTTATTTCAAGTGGCATTGTGAAAAGACCAGTTGACCTGGATTATATCCGCTTTGTTTCTGATTTGGAAAGGAACAAGGGAATGAACCGGACAGATGCTTATGACGACCAGGCCATCGAAGCGATGCCGGATGGCAGTTCCCATCCTTTCTTTTTCACGGGAGATGGCCAGATGGCTTTCAGGGAGGTAAGTAAAGAATGGGGGACGGCTTCAATGAAAGGCTATTTCAATGGGGCCGCTTATGCCGACCTGGACAATGATGGCGACCTCGACCTGCTGATCAATTCCCTGAATGCAAAGGCAACTGTGCTTCGCAACAACACAGCCAATAAAAACTTTTTAAACCTTTCCTTTAAGGGAACAGGCATGAATAGATCCGGTATCGGGGCCAGGGTTTATCTCTACACCTCAAAGGGCTTGCAATACCAGCAGCTCATGCCCACCAGGGGATTTCAATCGGCTTCCGACCTTCGCCTGCATTTCGGTCTCGCTTCAGATGCTGTCATCGATAGTTTACTGGTAGTATGGCCCGACCAGCGATGCCAACTGCTTAAACAAGTAAAGCCTGCACAGTTTCTCGTCATCGACCATTCAGCAGCAAAGGATAAGTTTGATTACAATAAGTGGTTCCCTGCTACTGCCTTGCCATTGGTGCCAAATGGCCAATCCACTTCATGGGTTCACCATGAGAATAATTTCTTTGACCATAATGTACAGTACCTGATCCCACATGGGCAGTCGACGCGCGGACCCAGGATCGCAGTGGCTGATGTGAATGGTGATGGGCTGGAAGATATGTATGCCTGCGGCGCCCTTGAACAGGCTGGGGCCTTGCTGATCCAGCGGCCTGACGGAAGTTTTGTTAATGCAGATACTGCAGTATTCAACCCAACAGCTTTCTCGGAAGATGTGGATGCCCTCTTTTTTGATGCCAACAATGATGGGCAGCCGGACCTCTATGTAGTGAGTGGTGGAAACCAATACGAGGATGGCGACCCAAGGCTGGCAGACCGGCTTTATCTCAATAAGGGGAATGGGCATTTTGAATTATCTGCTTCGCCTATTCCTACCCAGTTGACCAATAAATCATCTGTGACAGCTGCCGATGTAGATAAGGATGGTGATATAGATTTATTTGTTGGCGGGTTAGCCAACTCCCGGCAATACGGGATCGCTTCTTCCTCATGGCTTTTGCTGAATGACGGGAGAGGCAATTTTAGTCTGGCGCCAATTTCTATGATCGATGCTGGTCAGTTGGGTATGGTGACCACAGTGGCTTCGGCCGACTTCGACAAGGATGGCTGGCCCGACCTTATAGCGGCCGGCGAATGGATGGAGCTCACCCTCTACATGAACAGGAAAGGGAAATTCATGAAACAGGCTGTGACGGGGTCCACTGGTCTTTGGCAGTCTTTGTATCCCGCCGACGTGAATGGTGACGGTTACATGGATATTCTAGCAGGTAACTGGGGGAAGAATTCCAAACTCTGGGCTGGAAAGAATGGCCCTTTGAAGCTCTATGTAAAGGATTTTGATAAGAATGGCTCCATTGAGCAGGTGATGGCCTATACCATTGATGGGAAGGAATATCCCTTCCTGGCCAAGGATGAGCTGGAGCGTGCCCTTCCTGTCCTGAAGAAAGCCTACCTGACCTATGGTGAGGTGGCCGGCAAGACAGTCGATTATATTTTCTATGACCTTTTCAAGGACTACAAGGAATTGAAAGCAGAAACCCTAACTTCCACTTGCTTCCTGAACGATGGGAAGGGAGGATTTCAGCAACTGGCCTTGCCCGATGCTTTGCAATTGGCTCCCTTGATGTGCTTCGCCAATTTGGCACCTGTAGGGGGAACAGGGTTTCTTGCGGCAGGAAATTTCTTTAACGTAACACCCTATGAAGGCCGCTACGATGCGTTGCAACCGACTTTTTTCAGCTACGACCCCAAGGCAAGGCAATGGCGGGTCAATGGCACCTTGCCAGGTATAGCTGGTGAAACCCGTGACCTGAAATGGATAAGAGGGAAAGCAGGGCATCACTCACTGGCCCTGGCCCGTAACAATACACCTATCGTATTCCTGGAACAAAAAACTAACTAA